The following proteins are co-located in the Silene latifolia isolate original U9 population chromosome 1, ASM4854445v1, whole genome shotgun sequence genome:
- the LOC141597770 gene encoding uncharacterized protein LOC141597770 — protein sequence MSTKKNGKKQGLYDYVDGWTDRKRRSICNFLVNSPKGTVFSSSIDTSEISKTADKVLEMLDAIVEKVGEENVVQIVTDNAANYKAAGLRLMEKRPKLFWTPCAAHCIDLMLEDLDKKISIHGVTITKARKITTYIYSRTLLHCWMKEFTKDRELIRPAVTRFATSYLTLRCLNEQKGPLLALFASDKWKGSKFGKSVEGKNVQRIVLNTRGFWPRIITCLRAALPLVKVLRMVDSDENPAMGFIYEAMTRAKDQIKENFNHVEKNYKPVWDIIDERWEAQMQRPLHAAAYYLNPQFQYSPDFKSSADVKMGLYTCLERMVSDPEERTRIDLQMDAFKNARGLFGLPTAINTRTKKTPADWWDSYGDDCPELKKFAIRILSLTCSSSGCERNWSAFEMVHTKKRNRLHQQKMNDLVFIMYNLRLQRKKQKRAIIQESIILEDLPSDDEWITEREEPLLPFDGAWLNALDRAAKRSARERASRIEEQNNYEDLTATRCPDENLEYEEISDDDIEEVAATLVGSNEFDHVNDFDMLSSGHDFDAIYKNENRQIGMGTTGADLGSDEVDDRNFGYED from the exons ATGAGTACAAAGAAGAATGGAAAAAAGCAAGGGTTGTACGATTATGTCGATGGATGGACCGATAGGAAAAGACGTTCCATTTGTAATTTCTTAGTTAATAGTCCTAAAGGGACTGTTTTTTCATCATCTATTGACACTTCTGAGATATCTAAGACAGCCGATAAGGTACTTGAGATGTTAGATGCTATTGTAGAGAAAGTTGGCGAAGAAAATGTAGTGCAAATTGTTACTGACAATGCAGCAAACTATAAAGCGGCCGGGCTGAGGTTGATGGAGAAAAGGCCAAAACTGTTCTGGACACCATGTGCAGCTCACTGTATTGATTTGATGCTAGAGGATCTTGATAAAAAGATTAGCATTCATGGTGTGACAATAACAAAAGCTAGAAAGATAACAACGTATATCTACTCTAGGACGTTACTCCATTGTTGGATGAAAGAATTTACGAAAGATAGGGAGCTTATACGACCTGCTGTGACCAGATTTGCTACATCCTACCTAACATTAAGATGTTTAAATGAGCAAAAAGGTCCTCTCTTAGCATTATTTGCTTCTGATAAGTGGAAAGGTAGTAAATTTGGCAAATCCGTTGAAGGTAAAAATGTGCAAAGAATAGTTTTGAACACTAGAGGGTTCTGGCCAAGGATTATTACATGTTTGAGAGCTGCATTGCCATTAGTAAAGGTTCTTCGTATGGTAGATTCTGATGAAAACCCGGCAATGGGTTTCATCTATGAGGCAATGACAAGAGCTAAGGATCAAATCAAGGAAAACTTTAATCATGTTGAAAAAAA TTATAAGCCAGTGTGGGACATTATTGATGAAAGATGGGAAGCTCAAATGCAGAGACCGTTGCATGCTGCAGCCTACTATTTGAACCCACAATTTCAATACAGCCCCGATTTTAAATCTAGTGCAGATGTGAAAATGGGTTTGTATACTTGCTTGGAAAGAATGGTGTCCGATCCTGAAGAAAGAACGCGTATAGATCTTCAAATGGACGCCTTTAAAAATGCAAGGGGCCTGTTTGGATTACCTACTGCTATAAATACCAGAACAAAGAAAACACCAG CGGACTGGTGGGATTCTTACGGAGACGATTGTCCAGAATTAAAAAAATTTGCAATACGTATCCTAAGCTTAACATGTAGTTCGTCGGGTTGTGAGAGAAATTGGAGTGCTTTTGAGATg GTTCATACTAAGAAGAGGAATCGCCTTCATCAACAAAAAATGAACGATTTGGTGTTTATAATGTACAATCTGAGACTACAACGTAAAAAACAGAAGCGAGCTATAATACAAGAATCCATTATATTGGAGGACCTACCTTCCGATGATGAGTGGATAACGGAGAGGGAGGAACCTCTTCTTCCTTTTGATGGGGCATGGTTAAATGCGCTAGACAGAGCAGCAAAGAGGTCTGCACGAGAGAGAGCATCACGAATTGAGGAGCAGAACAATTATGAAGACTTGACTGCAACTAGGTGTCCAGATGAAAATTTAGAGTATGAGGAGATAAGTGACGATGACATTGAAGAAGTCGCAGCAACTCTTGTTGGTTCCAATGAATTTGATCATGTCAATGATTTTGATATGCTGTCCAGTGGTCACGACTTCGATGCCATTTATAAAAATGAGAATCGCCAAATAGGCATGGGTACTACTGGTGCTGACTTGGGAAGTGATGAAGTGGATGACAGGAACTTCGGTTATGAAGACTAA